In one Lycorma delicatula isolate Av1 chromosome 5, ASM4794821v1, whole genome shotgun sequence genomic region, the following are encoded:
- the LOC142325605 gene encoding uncharacterized protein LOC142325605 isoform X3: MSRPYKNYGYRQFGNRSDGFFENNIYQQISPYNSTYNQGDNGVGNRANSSIASAHYQISSILPSHMRYQRPQFPQNYNVSYHIKNNKHSSTSGYSKSKTKFQNNKPRGSFNKPSKLLSSSLNNTDKQKSLESEPIAEAVDSSNDNEKERLKKVEEDKLRLVKLLSTDKLPSVEIDNSLPSSSILQDDENNPKKREYCLKLPTLELTENDYKEIGSIAGRNVQDEDDNDDDDNNKTDLNMVDMDFEHVDIEHSKDLNTNNDQVLLQDSSANADTSDDVEILGVLSAKETTIDVDALEESAENVGISVESHEISDDMNKNVVYRSNSLTNLLNDLNDSSFENVDNTQGKLNETSVNTNTSKEVSSSMCTKKNDDNLEELSDISRLNVPASASESCNSDKNDEILLSSSNEDASKNICSSGIKQKEEDLLLDSNKDIRVESVDLENCGNIENISDGINVSSNGNINKKSQEEIIGFLNRDQVLLKRNTEVTTKSNISVSPLRIYNLYRSFLKCRRFGHTSKDKLINYKFRSGIHDNPFLNKENLIAISSDRATINSDKLLEKNNEIISDSGNLNLENESTPVENIEKESNYDSSDVAEKEADEFMENYGHLLDDNFTIPAEILQQLGLSDIQEFNIDEMVDNPVRDNDNCMLIDSKDSLEDVDGDNCHLESKLGLLESINMGTINEKEICNSQNLVDRVVNENKTNKHFNDSEYSKKLQSGKGNSSFSENDLGDLSVNKEKEFLKETATDSINDSNHLISSDNKVELSSYAQKEDQSSSHDVPNCESAYETEEIVSREKISDCNSSNQNLCVSESFKNDKTANGDQVSEGYPFEQSLLRNMKRLLRKKPPIRPKNITLLREKDQFLPHITNMKVADFLKCVVNTAVKMADKETTDPATLVVSSMVDTVLKSCDVSFELHKKFVNIVRRLNVNNSKNFKDHVNEPLSNNNNLIVSAEENKNVPPQINPPDVNNFKVPTKRSDNQLLDINPSTDVGFFKLKNLSTYSGTINNDKTISETQFSNSLSEQVSRNLPVCFSSNSNNFQKQNENHTTAVQKPSQQIEVNIFTSITDNVKEKDNSVCKSTAINPESTTNLIENIPNIYNKKNSEIETSNNKFVSSTKETINTTQVPLNGIQNFIQSLLKIDRRINMLTKEKIKIYKEIKNNFNSTVQKGDAILCDDKLFLSSCQSLNASISSICHDGYSDSAIYDDDDNDSINNENEKEEVDCSTVSNNDFKTNEKQNEVIKVIPSLTIRKNSVDGLPNNEASTINEIISKSALEQLDFSESSELIAADKSSIDDMITSSSSTLLPPSIEKTDDTGRELHSKRQLYKTDDETYSILRHSRKRASSDVSSSDSVENQFLVLKRCRSNMLQPSSSCSSLNQETDKELSNENVKVNSNMSLINTEIKHCFVDLSRVKIPDNILKKKKIVIKKEVNDDDNESDHSFRTTRNKSKLSQSGLKLCDSGIDGTSGNVNDNQSAMDEQDVGAVWDSTVRVNAIKEYLDDLFIGSEDGRIFRLKSEGTLLNHVYSGHSGAVNCIAFFHDYLITGSSDGTVIFHRLSIVKVGKNS; the protein is encoded by the exons ATGTCTAGACCTTATAAAAATTATGGTTATAGACAGTTTGGCAACAGGAGTGATGGCTTCTTTGAAAACAACATTTATCAGCAAATAAGTCCATACAATAGCACTTATAATCAAGGAGACAATGGAGTAGGAAACAGGGCTAATTCATCTATTGCCTCTGCTCATTATCAGATATCCAGCATATTGCCATCACATATGCGTTATCAACGACCTCAGTTTCCACAGAACTACAATGTTAGttaccatataaaaaataataaacatagttcCACTTCAGGTTATagtaaatcaaaaacaaaatttcaaaataataagccCCGTGGAAGTTTTAACAAACCTAGTAAATTATTAAGTTCTTCACtcaataatactgataaacaaaaGTCTTTGGAATCTGAACCGATAGCCGAAGCTGTTGATTCTtctaatgataatgaaaaagaacgATTAAAGAAAGTTGAAGAAGATAAGCTTCGTTTGGTTAAATTATTGTCAACTGATAAGTTACCATCAGTGGAAATCGATAATTCTTTGCCATCATCTTCAATATTGCAAGATGatgaaaataatccaaaaaagagAGAATACTGCCTGAAATTACCTACTCTTGAACTAACTGAAAATGATTATAAAGAAATTGGATCAATTGCTGGACGTAATGTTCAAGATGAAGAtgacaatgatgatgatgataataataaaactgatttaaatatgGTGGATATGGATTTTGAACATGTAGATATTGAACATTCTAAGGATCTTAATACAAATAATGACCAAGTGTTGTTGCAAGATTCATCAGCAAATGCGGATACATCAgatgatgttgaaatattgggAGTGTTATCTGCTAAAGAAACTACTATAGATGTTGATGCTTTAGAAGAATCAGCAGAAAATGTTGGCATTTCAGTAGAATCGCATGAAATTTCAGATGATATGAATAAGAATGTAGTGTACCGATCTAATTCTTTGACTAATCTTCTGAACGATTTAAATGATAGTTCTTTTGAAAATGTTGATAATACACAAGGAAAATTAAACGAAACATCTGTAAATACTAATACATCCAAGGAAGTTTCTTCCTCTATGTGTAcgaaaaaaaatgatgataatttaGAAGAACTCTCAGATATTTCAAGACTTAATGTTCCTGCATCGGCCTCTGAATCATGTAATTcagataaaaatgatgaaatactTTTATCTAGCTCTAATGAAGACGCATCCAAAAATATCTGTTCATCAGGTATTAAGCAAAAGGAAGAAGATTTATTGTTAGATTCTAATAAAGATATTCGTGTTGAATCAGTCGATCTAGAGAACTGTGGTAACATTGAGAACATATCTGATGGAATTAATGTAAGTAGTAatggaaacattaataaaaaaagccaaGAAGAAATTATCGGGTTTCTTAATAGAGATCaggttttgttaaaaagaaacacTGAGGTGACAACGAAATCAAATATCTCTGTATCTCCATTAAGAATTTACAATTTGTATAGAAGTTTTTTGAAGTGTAGACGATTTGGCCATACatctaaagataaattaattaattataaattccgtTCTGGTATTCATGataatccatttttaaataaagaaaatttaatagctATATCATCTGACCGAGCAACAATTAATTCCGATAAATTGcttgagaaaaataatgaaattatcagTGATTCTGGCAACTTAAATTTGGAAAATGAATCTACACCTGTTGAAAATATTGAGAAGGAATCAAATTATGATTCATCTGATGTCGCAGAAAAAGAAGCCGATGAATTTATGGAAAATTATGGTCATTTATTAGATGATAACTTTACTATACCCGCTGAAATATTACAGCAACTCGGATTAAGTGATATTCAAGAATTTAATATAGATGAAATGGTGGATAATCCGGTTAGAGATAATGATAATTGCATGCTAATAGATTCCAAGGACTCTTTGGAAGATGTTGATGGAGATAACTGTCATCTGGAGAGCAAGTTAGGTTTATTGGAATCCATTAATATGGGTACTATCAATGAAAAGGAAATATGTAATTCTCAAAATTTAGTCGATAGAGtagttaatgaaaacaaaactaataaacattttaacgattcagaatattcaaaaaaattacaatctggcAAAGGAAATAGTTCATTCAGTGAAAATGATTTAGGAGATTTaagtgtaaataaagaaaaagaatttcttaaagAAACTGCAACAGACAGTATTAACGACAGCAATCATTTAATCAGCAGTGATAATAAAGTTGAATTAAGCTCTTATGCTCAGAAAGAGGATCAAAGTTCCTCTCATGATGTACCTAATTGTGAATCGGCTTATGAAACAGAAGAAATAGTTTCAAGAGAAAAGATTAGCGATTGTAATTCATCGAATCAAAATCTTTGTGTAtctgaatcatttaaaaatgataaaactgctAATGGTGATCAAGTTTCTGAAGGTTATCCTTTTGAACAATCtcttttaagaaatatgaaaagACTTCTTAGAAAAAAGCCGCCAATAAGGCCAAAAAATATCACCCTGCTTAGAGAAAAGGATCAGTTTTTACCTCACATTACAAATATGAAAG ttgctgattttttaaaatgtgttgttaatactgcagttaaaatGGCTGATAAAGAAACCACTGATCCGGCTACTCTTGTTGTATCATCCATGGTAGATACTGTTCTAAAAAGCTGTGATGTTTCTTTTGAATTACAtaagaaatttgttaatattgttaGAAGACTAAATGTCAATAActccaaaaattttaaagatcatGTTAATGAGCCACtttctaataataacaatttaatcgTTTCAGCAGAAGAGAATAAAAATGTACCTCCACAAATTAACCCTCCAGACGTAAATAATTTCAAAGTGCCGACAAAACGAAGTGACAAtcaattattagatattaatccATCCACTGATGTtggattttttaagttaaaaaatctgTCTACTTATAGCGGtacaattaataatgataaaactattTCTGAGACGCAATTTTCAAACAGTCTTAGTGAACAAGTTTCAAGAAATTTACCGGTTTGTTTTAGttcaaatagtaataatttccaaaaacaaaatgaaaatcataCAACAGCTGTCCAAAAACCATCGCAACAGattgaagttaatatttttacatcaatcactgataatgttaaagaaaaagataattcagTTTGTAAATCCACAGCAATAAATCCTGAAAGCACaactaatttaatagaaaatattccaaatatatataataaaaaaaattcagaaattgaaacatctaataataaatttgtttcatctACAAAAGAAACTATTAACACAACCCAGGTACCTTTGAAcggtatacaaaattttattcaatctttattaaaaattgatagacGCATTAATatgttaacaaaagaaaaaataaaaatctataaagaaattaaaaataattttaattccacCGTTCAAAAAGGTGATGCGATTTTATGTGATGATAAGTTATTCCTCAGCAGTTGTCAGTCATTAAATGCAAGTATTAGTTCAATTTGTCACGATGGTTATAGTGATAGCGCtatttatgatgatgatgataatgatagtaTTAATAATGAGAATGAGAAGGAGGAAGTGGATTGTAGTACAGTgagtaataatgattttaagactaatgaaaaacaaaatgaagtaataaaagtaattccttcattaacaataagaaaaaattctgttGATGGTTTACCAAATAATGAGGCTagtacaataaatgaaataatttctaagaGTGCTTTAGAACAGTTGGATTTCTCTGAAAGCTCTGAATTAATTGCTGCTGATAAAAGTAGTATTGATGATATGATTACATCAAGTAGTTCAACGCTTTTACCGCCGTCCATTGAAAAAACAGATGATACAGGTAGAGAATTACATTCTAAGAGACAGTTATACAAAACCGATGACGAAACATATTCTATATTAAGACATAGCCGTAAAAGAGCATCGAGTGATGTTTCATCTAGTGATAGTGTAGAAAATCAATTTCTTGTTTTGAAAAGATGTAGATCGAATATGTTACAACCAAGCAGTAGTTGCTCTTCATTAAATCAGGAAACAGATAAAGAACTGTCAAATGAGAATGTTAAGGTTAATTCGAACATGTCCctaattaatacagaaataaaacattgttttgttGATTTAAGTAGAGTTAAAATAcctgataatattttaaagaagaagaaaattgttataaaaaaagaagtgaatgatgatgataatgaaagTGATCATTCGTTTAGGACTACACGCAATAAAAGTAAACTGTCTCAGTCTGGTTTAAAGTTGTGTGACAGTGGTATCGATGGAACAAGTGGTAATGTGAATGATAATCAATCTGCTATGGATGAACAAGATGTTGGTGCTGTTTGGGATAGCACTGTCCGTGTTAATGCTATAaag gaATATTTGGATGATTTGTTTATCGGATCAGAAGATGGTAGAATATTCAGATTGAAATCTGAAGGTACACTTTTGAACCATGTTTATTCTGGGCACAGTGGAGCTGTTAATTGTATAGCATTTTTCcatgattatttaattactgGATCATCTGACGGAACTGTTATATTCCATCGTTTGTCA